In Halobacillus amylolyticus, the following proteins share a genomic window:
- a CDS encoding homoserine dehydrogenase, with amino-acid sequence MTNTITVGLLGLGTVGSGVIEILNDHKESIQHKTGCHVTIKTVLVHNVSKSRNLPTSTTQLTDRYQDITEDPEIDVVIEVMGGIDHTLTILLEAMEKGKHIVTANKDLIAQHGAQLFETSQRNSCDLYYEASVAGGTPIIRPILDGLSSDRISKMMGIVNGTTNYILTKMTREGVDFDTVLKEAQDLGFAEADPSADIDGLDAARKMTILSILGFSMPFNLEDVAVKGIRGLSLSDIKYANQLGYSIKLIGIADHNETGASVSVEPALLPVGHPLSSVHNEYNAVYVYGDAVGETMFYGPGAGKLPTATAVVSDLIAVIKNLRLGTSGSAYVQPQFPKHIKTRKDQLTKKYLRLHVMDQPGMLMELTKIFAQYGISFDQIIQRQADHNDERELMMVTHQVSEEDFDKAYNELEALPTIRSIDSVFRVEGGE; translated from the coding sequence ATGACGAATACCATCACAGTGGGATTATTAGGTTTAGGCACAGTCGGAAGTGGTGTTATTGAAATTCTTAACGATCATAAAGAAAGTATTCAACACAAAACGGGGTGTCATGTAACCATTAAGACCGTTCTCGTTCATAACGTATCTAAATCTCGCAATCTTCCTACAAGTACCACTCAATTAACGGATCGCTATCAGGATATTACGGAAGATCCAGAAATTGATGTTGTCATCGAAGTGATGGGAGGAATTGATCACACGTTAACGATATTATTGGAAGCTATGGAAAAAGGAAAACATATTGTAACAGCCAATAAAGATTTGATTGCCCAACACGGGGCTCAACTTTTCGAAACAAGTCAAAGAAATAGCTGTGATTTATACTATGAAGCAAGTGTCGCTGGCGGAACCCCAATTATCCGTCCGATTTTAGATGGGTTATCGTCAGACCGCATCAGTAAAATGATGGGCATTGTAAACGGTACAACCAACTACATTTTGACTAAAATGACAAGGGAAGGCGTTGACTTTGATACGGTACTGAAGGAAGCACAGGACTTAGGCTTTGCTGAAGCGGATCCATCCGCTGATATTGATGGCTTGGATGCGGCTCGTAAAATGACGATTCTATCGATTTTGGGCTTCTCGATGCCGTTTAATTTGGAAGACGTTGCCGTGAAAGGAATTCGCGGATTGTCTTTATCTGATATTAAATATGCCAATCAGCTAGGGTATTCTATTAAGCTTATAGGGATTGCTGATCATAATGAGACAGGTGCCTCCGTTAGTGTTGAACCTGCCTTGCTGCCAGTCGGGCACCCACTTTCCTCTGTTCATAACGAATACAATGCGGTTTATGTATACGGGGACGCAGTAGGAGAAACGATGTTTTACGGCCCTGGTGCTGGGAAGCTCCCTACAGCAACGGCTGTCGTGTCTGATCTAATTGCCGTCATCAAAAATTTACGATTAGGCACTTCCGGTTCTGCCTACGTTCAGCCCCAGTTTCCAAAACATATCAAGACGAGAAAAGACCAGCTCACGAAAAAGTATCTGCGCCTGCATGTCATGGATCAACCTGGAATGCTTATGGAACTGACGAAAATTTTCGCCCAATACGGCATATCTTTTGACCAAATTATTCAACGACAGGCTGATCACAATGACGAACGTGAGCTCATGATGGTTACACACCAGGTGAGCGAAGAAGATTTTGACAAAGCCTACAATGAACTTGAAGCACTGCCAACGATCCGTTCAATTGACAGCGTTTTTCGAGTAGAAGGAGGGGAATGA
- a CDS encoding anti-repressor SinI family protein translates to MMGTLPETRTLDAEWVSLMEEAKAMGLSKEQVEAFIQQAEKEK, encoded by the coding sequence ATGATGGGTACGTTGCCTGAAACTAGAACGCTAGATGCGGAATGGGTTTCATTGATGGAAGAGGCAAAGGCAATGGGGCTGAGTAAAGAACAAGTTGAAGCATTTATTCAACAAGCAGAAAAAGAAAAGTAA
- a CDS encoding AEC family transporter yields MTIFFQVVLPVVLVFLAGFVLQKFMRLEIKSLSTVVLYIMLPCLVFETFYQAEFNNEYIMMLVFSILLLFSILLINKVVAKVAKLDTSVESGMILSTAFMNAGNYGAPIVLFAFGEAGFVYSVSFMVLQQIVMNFFGVYYAAKGAAGVRMAISTVLKMPPTYAVIIALIIKFSPITIPENLMSSVSLVGDATIPTVMILLGMQLANITVKNLDWVKISYAATLRLAASPLIAWGLTVLLPMSDLMANVLIISAAMPSAATTTMYAVQFDSKPDLVSSITLITTIISVVTIPVALNILT; encoded by the coding sequence ATGACAATATTCTTCCAGGTCGTCCTGCCAGTTGTGCTAGTTTTTCTAGCGGGATTTGTCCTGCAAAAGTTCATGCGGCTAGAAATTAAATCCCTATCAACGGTAGTTTTATACATCATGCTTCCGTGTCTCGTATTTGAGACTTTTTACCAGGCGGAGTTTAACAACGAGTATATTATGATGTTAGTGTTTTCGATATTATTACTATTTAGTATTCTGTTGATTAATAAGGTTGTAGCCAAAGTGGCGAAACTCGATACCTCGGTAGAAAGCGGCATGATTTTATCGACGGCCTTCATGAATGCGGGGAATTATGGTGCACCTATTGTACTGTTTGCCTTTGGAGAAGCGGGATTCGTCTACTCTGTATCCTTCATGGTGTTGCAGCAAATCGTAATGAATTTTTTTGGGGTATATTATGCAGCAAAAGGAGCGGCAGGGGTGCGGATGGCGATCTCTACGGTACTGAAGATGCCACCAACTTATGCAGTTATTATTGCATTAATCATCAAATTTTCACCGATTACTATTCCAGAAAATTTGATGTCAAGCGTGTCGCTTGTAGGGGATGCAACGATCCCAACTGTGATGATTTTGTTAGGAATGCAGCTTGCTAATATTACGGTGAAAAACTTAGATTGGGTCAAAATATCTTATGCGGCTACACTAAGGCTAGCAGCTTCGCCCTTAATCGCCTGGGGATTGACGGTCTTGCTTCCAATGAGTGATTTAATGGCAAATGTGCTGATTATTTCAGCTGCGATGCCTTCAGCGGCAACAACGACGATGTATGCTGTGCAGTTTGATTCTAAACCTGATCTCGTCTCAAGTATTACGTTAATCACCACCATTATTAGTGTTGTCACCATCCCTGTAGCACTGAACATCTTGACGTAA
- a CDS encoding helix-turn-helix domain-containing protein has translation MTTIGERIRFLRLEQGYSINQFASMSDVSKSYISNIERGIQKNPSLIVMKKLATTLNVPLEDLLLSLSQTHNK, from the coding sequence GTGACAACCATTGGAGAACGCATACGGTTTTTACGTCTTGAGCAAGGGTATTCGATTAATCAGTTTGCCTCAATGTCAGACGTATCGAAGTCCTATATTAGCAATATCGAGCGGGGCATTCAGAAGAACCCCTCACTTATCGTAATGAAAAAGCTTGCAACTACACTCAATGTCCCACTTGAGGACTTATTATTATCCTTAAGTCAGACACATAATAAATGA
- the thrB gene encoding homoserine kinase, translating into MKAITIRVPATSANLGPGFDSIGVALSKYVTLECQPADQWHFSVAKGDQPFIPSGETNLIYKSALFTAYQYAIEYLPPYHVTMTNDVPISRGLGSSSTAVVAGIELANQILDLQLSNHDKLKIGCSIEGHPDNVAPAIFGGIMVSSYNGDDLDYVRFTRGMDNLSWVTVIPSYHVETEKARAVLPESMDYKSAVLASGTANVLVAALAEQNWDMVGKMMKRDQWHQPFRSELIPDFPTVSKILEDHGALGSYISGAGPTMIGLFQGLNTDQKAIILDQLQKHRVEFLTIDTIGLRTAVRLGQ; encoded by the coding sequence ATGAAGGCGATCACCATCCGAGTCCCTGCCACGTCGGCAAACCTTGGACCTGGATTCGATTCCATTGGTGTCGCATTATCCAAATATGTCACCCTTGAATGTCAGCCAGCTGACCAATGGCACTTCTCCGTTGCAAAAGGGGATCAGCCCTTTATCCCGAGTGGGGAAACAAATCTTATTTATAAATCCGCCCTATTCACTGCTTATCAATACGCCATCGAATATCTGCCGCCCTATCACGTCACAATGACGAACGACGTTCCGATCTCAAGAGGGCTCGGCAGCTCTTCAACAGCAGTCGTGGCTGGGATTGAGCTTGCGAATCAGATCCTCGACTTGCAATTGAGTAATCATGACAAACTGAAAATAGGCTGTAGCATTGAAGGCCATCCAGATAATGTTGCACCGGCTATCTTCGGTGGAATCATGGTGTCAAGTTATAATGGAGACGATCTTGATTATGTTCGTTTTACGAGAGGGATGGACAATCTGTCATGGGTTACTGTTATTCCAAGCTATCATGTGGAAACAGAAAAAGCGCGTGCCGTCTTACCTGAGAGTATGGACTACAAATCTGCCGTTCTCGCTAGTGGAACAGCAAACGTATTAGTGGCCGCTCTAGCGGAACAAAATTGGGACATGGTCGGTAAGATGATGAAGCGTGATCAATGGCATCAACCTTTTCGATCTGAACTCATTCCCGACTTTCCAACGGTTTCTAAGATTCTGGAAGACCATGGGGCGCTTGGGAGTTACATTAGCGGTGCTGGTCCTACAATGATCGGCTTATTTCAAGGGCTGAATACTGATCAAAAAGCCATTATTTTAGACCAGCTGCAAAAACATAGAGTAGAATTTTTAACGATAGATACAATTGGATTAAGAACAGCCGTACGTCTAGGCCAGTGA
- the sinI gene encoding DNA-binding anti-repressor SinI, which produces MAETKVHEQLDHEWIKLMEEAKHLGLSIEEVKHFILGERA; this is translated from the coding sequence ATGGCCGAAACTAAAGTACATGAACAGCTTGATCATGAATGGATTAAGCTGATGGAAGAAGCCAAACACCTTGGACTCAGCATCGAAGAGGTTAAACATTTCATATTGGGAGAACGGGCTTAA
- the thrC gene encoding threonine synthase — protein MWKGLLHRYPDLLPINERTPSLTLYEGNTPLLPIPTISKELGIEAYVKIEGANPTGSFKDRGMVLAMAKAIEEGSKAVICASTGNTSASAAAFAARAGLRCIVVIPDGKIAEGKLAQAVMYGAEIFAIKGNFDQALKMVREIAEKEPITLVNSVNPYRIEGQKTAAFEVCDTLGKAPDFLSIPVGNAGNITAYWRGFKEYHERHHHQLPKMIGFEASGSAAIVRDQVVENPETIATAIRIGNPASWQPAVAAANESNGSINEVTDEEIIEAYQWLARTEGVFAEPASCASLAGTIKKVNDGTIPKGASVVHVLTGNGLKDPVTAIDTSQIKPTLIENDIKQFADAITGVHS, from the coding sequence ATGTGGAAAGGATTACTGCATCGCTATCCAGACTTATTACCAATTAATGAACGAACTCCAAGCTTAACTTTATATGAGGGGAACACCCCCCTCCTCCCGATTCCAACGATATCAAAGGAGCTTGGTATCGAAGCCTATGTAAAAATCGAAGGAGCCAATCCGACTGGTTCATTTAAAGACAGAGGAATGGTTCTTGCGATGGCTAAGGCGATCGAAGAAGGATCAAAGGCCGTAATCTGTGCCTCAACAGGGAATACGTCAGCCTCCGCTGCCGCCTTTGCTGCTCGTGCCGGACTGCGCTGTATCGTCGTCATCCCTGATGGAAAGATTGCGGAAGGTAAGCTCGCCCAGGCCGTTATGTATGGGGCTGAAATTTTCGCAATTAAAGGGAACTTTGACCAGGCATTGAAAATGGTCCGGGAAATTGCAGAAAAGGAACCAATTACCCTTGTGAACTCGGTAAATCCTTATCGAATTGAAGGGCAAAAAACGGCTGCCTTTGAAGTGTGTGACACGTTAGGAAAAGCACCAGACTTCCTTTCCATCCCTGTAGGTAATGCGGGGAACATTACAGCGTATTGGCGCGGTTTCAAAGAGTACCATGAACGACATCACCATCAGCTGCCGAAAATGATTGGATTTGAGGCAAGCGGATCAGCTGCCATCGTAAGGGATCAAGTCGTTGAAAATCCAGAAACCATCGCAACTGCCATCAGAATCGGGAACCCAGCCAGCTGGCAGCCCGCTGTTGCAGCAGCCAATGAATCAAATGGCAGCATTAACGAAGTCACAGACGAGGAAATTATTGAGGCCTACCAATGGCTTGCTCGTACAGAAGGTGTATTTGCAGAGCCAGCCTCCTGTGCTTCCTTAGCTGGAACGATCAAGAAAGTGAACGATGGCACGATTCCTAAAGGGGCAAGTGTCGTGCACGTCCTGACAGGAAACGGCTTGAAAGACCCCGTAACAGCGATTGATACGAGCCAAATCAAACCAACGCTCATCGAAAACGACATCAAGCAATTTGCAGATGCCATCACAGGTGTCCACTCATGA
- a CDS encoding helix-turn-helix domain-containing protein, with protein sequence MKKNEHELFHLLYDCSYALNTPIVVFNHSEKMIRHFPDRFNRPPEVFRERFYKCLRDSKSSPFKLHFYSNIYYQNFFFYPIRDREGNFTYVGIGPFLTESMGQQRVKKLLVLNEMDFSWEEEMVQYFSRLPVVSLKQLSSIERILTTILPDEKESNAVNSNIPTNEVPDYEEFKSHYQKPEKTRHPLELSNQFLNLFRQGDIRALKEYRAFKANPALSLGNGDALRSEKNHLITLISELTRMTIDEGVLKDEVYSLSDFYINFLETQTSTESLSDLEMNIVQSFLSRLQKRSQTSSISPLVDRAKRYIFQNLTEPITLREIAQELNVHPNYLSGVFAKEMKSSITQFINQQRIKEAKELLTMTHYSLMEISILLGYNSQSYFTRVFKKQEGISPKDFRNKLQKFE encoded by the coding sequence GTGAAAAAGAATGAACATGAATTATTCCATTTGCTGTATGATTGCTCTTATGCATTGAATACGCCAATAGTAGTGTTTAATCATAGCGAAAAAATGATTCGGCACTTCCCTGATCGATTTAACCGCCCCCCGGAAGTATTTAGAGAGAGATTTTATAAATGTCTGCGAGATAGTAAAAGCTCACCATTTAAGTTACATTTTTACTCCAATATTTATTATCAAAATTTTTTCTTCTATCCTATAAGGGATCGTGAAGGAAATTTTACATACGTTGGGATTGGGCCTTTTTTGACGGAAAGCATGGGACAGCAAAGAGTAAAAAAACTGCTCGTCTTAAATGAAATGGATTTCTCCTGGGAAGAGGAGATGGTTCAATATTTCAGCCGTTTACCTGTCGTCAGTTTGAAGCAACTTTCTTCTATTGAACGTATTTTAACTACGATTCTTCCAGATGAAAAAGAATCTAATGCTGTCAATTCGAACATCCCAACAAATGAAGTTCCTGATTATGAGGAATTTAAAAGTCACTACCAAAAGCCGGAAAAAACCCGTCATCCCCTAGAGCTAAGTAATCAATTTTTAAATTTATTCAGACAAGGAGACATACGAGCTTTAAAAGAATATAGGGCTTTTAAAGCTAATCCGGCCTTGTCATTAGGCAACGGGGATGCTCTTCGATCAGAAAAAAACCATTTAATCACTCTTATTTCCGAGTTAACAAGAATGACAATAGACGAAGGTGTGTTAAAAGACGAAGTATATTCATTAAGTGACTTCTATATAAACTTTTTAGAAACTCAAACATCTACAGAATCACTATCAGACCTTGAAATGAATATTGTCCAATCCTTTCTCAGCCGTTTGCAAAAACGAAGCCAGACGAGTTCAATCTCACCACTAGTGGATCGTGCCAAACGTTATATATTTCAGAACTTAACAGAGCCTATAACTTTAAGAGAAATCGCACAAGAATTGAATGTTCATCCGAATTATCTATCGGGAGTTTTTGCAAAGGAAATGAAATCGTCGATCACTCAATTTATTAATCAGCAACGTATAAAAGAAGCCAAAGAACTGTTAACGATGACTCATTACTCGTTAATGGAAATCAGCATTCTACTCGGTTATAACAGTCAAAGTTACTTTACAAGAGTATTTAAAAAACAAGAAGGAATCAGCCCAAAAGATTTCCGAAACAAACTCCAAAAATTCGAATAG
- a CDS encoding IDEAL domain-containing protein, translated as MLNVKMLKPYYVKEDKRFIRIVLAYQYFSLFIDEELYQFIPKESREIIIDRKRKRVHNVFDIFVFQRGKRIVYVSVADLLELPDFLTHLHSITSPYYQEDVEDIIEENQDISVIIEELEKSNLQRLIDQSLDTRDQEAFTILTETLHEEYS; from the coding sequence ATGCTAAACGTTAAAATGTTAAAGCCATATTATGTAAAAGAAGATAAGCGGTTTATTCGAATTGTTTTAGCCTACCAGTATTTTTCCCTGTTTATTGATGAGGAATTGTATCAATTTATTCCTAAAGAGTCGCGAGAGATTATTATTGACCGAAAACGTAAGCGCGTTCATAATGTATTTGATATTTTTGTATTTCAGCGTGGGAAACGTATTGTCTATGTATCCGTGGCGGATTTATTAGAGCTTCCAGATTTTCTGACCCATCTGCACTCGATCACTTCACCATACTATCAAGAGGATGTGGAGGATATTATTGAGGAAAACCAAGATATCTCAGTCATTATCGAGGAACTTGAGAAAAGTAACCTGCAGCGTTTAATTGATCAGTCATTGGATACTCGTGATCAAGAGGCTTTTACGATTCTGACAGAGACATTACATGAGGAGTACAGCTAG